Proteins encoded together in one Mycobacterium noviomagense window:
- a CDS encoding MbtH family protein: protein MSINPFDDENGSFFVLVNDEEQHSLWPTFADVPAGWRVVFGEADRAACLDYIEQNWTDIRPKSLRERLARSRASDN, encoded by the coding sequence GTGAGCATCAATCCGTTCGACGACGAAAATGGCAGCTTTTTCGTCTTGGTCAACGACGAGGAGCAGCATAGCCTGTGGCCAACCTTCGCTGATGTCCCAGCCGGCTGGCGGGTGGTTTTCGGTGAAGCGGATCGCGCAGCGTGCCTGGACTACATCGAACAAAACTGGACCGATATACGGCCCAAGAGTCTGCGCGAACGGCTGGCGAGGAGCCGGGCTTCTGATAATTAG